The proteins below are encoded in one region of Pseudomonas sp. SCB32:
- the cyaY gene encoding iron donor protein CyaY has protein sequence MSTLSEARFHDLVDAVQATVEDAFDDSDLDVDLENSSGVLTVRFENGTQLILSRQPALRQLWVAARSGGFHFDYDESGSLWISASTREPLGALLNRATLEQAGEDVDFPGI, from the coding sequence ATGAGCACTTTGAGCGAAGCCCGCTTCCATGACCTGGTGGATGCCGTACAGGCAACGGTGGAGGACGCCTTCGACGACAGCGACCTGGACGTGGACCTGGAAAACTCCAGCGGCGTACTGACCGTGCGCTTCGAGAACGGCACCCAGCTGATCCTCAGCCGCCAGCCGGCCCTGCGCCAGCTGTGGGTGGCGGCGCGCTCCGGCGGCTTCCACTTCGACTACGACGAATCCGGCTCGCTGTGGATCAGCGCCAGCACCCGCGAGCCGCTGGGGGCGCTGCTCAACCGCGCGACCCTGGAGCAGGCGGGCGAGGATGTCGACTTCCCCGGCATCTGA
- a CDS encoding DUF1289 domain-containing protein, whose amino-acid sequence MSTSPASEPQASVASPCCRRCCLDDADVCLGCGRTLGEILEWNGADGERRRAILADCEKRRNNRSPEW is encoded by the coding sequence ATGTCGACTTCCCCGGCATCTGAGCCGCAGGCGAGCGTTGCCTCGCCCTGCTGCCGGCGCTGTTGCCTGGACGACGCGGACGTCTGCCTCGGCTGTGGCCGCACCCTGGGCGAAATCCTGGAGTGGAACGGAGCGGACGGCGAGCGGCGCCGGGCGATCCTGGCGGACTGCGAAAAGCGCCGAAACAACCGCTCACCCGAGTGGTGA